One stretch of Priestia megaterium DNA includes these proteins:
- a CDS encoding phytoene desaturase family protein → MQKNVIVIGAGPGGLAAAMLLASHGYKVDVYEKQGYVGGRNSAIKMSGYTFDMGPTFLSMPQIFEELFQAANRNAHDYMDLKRLNLMYELIFDDAKIQMTDNHKKMKEEIERLYPGNGEGYERFMKDTEAKMAALLPLLQGQMDRFHHYLKPEAIRALPHLSLGKTLYDVLGKYFTDEKLKLAFTFQSKYLGMSPWECPGAFSILSFMEHAYGIFHPIGGVNQLSQAMAKVVEEHQGHIHLNQGVQKLWIENKRVKGIILENGERIGADDVIINGDFAHAMTNLIDEGTLKKYAVKKLEKKKYSCSTFMIYLGIDKQYKDLPHHTIVFAEDYKKNVEEITKTLALSEDPSIYIQNPGVTDPTLAPEGKSALYILAPVPNNFSGVNWDEKQKDFRDAVLKIVEKKTGFKDLESHIEVEKIISPKQWEEDVLVYKGATFNLGHQLTQMMVLRPHNKFEELENCWLVGGGTHPGSGLPTILESSRITTKLILKRDGQLLNEPFKTMKEMESAL, encoded by the coding sequence ATGCAAAAAAACGTAATCGTGATTGGAGCAGGTCCAGGGGGACTAGCGGCAGCAATGCTGTTAGCAAGTCATGGCTATAAAGTAGATGTATATGAAAAGCAAGGATACGTGGGCGGGCGAAATTCAGCGATTAAAATGTCAGGTTATACGTTTGATATGGGACCTACATTTTTGAGCATGCCACAGATTTTTGAAGAATTATTTCAAGCTGCTAATCGCAATGCGCATGATTACATGGACTTAAAACGTCTAAATCTCATGTATGAGCTTATCTTTGATGATGCGAAGATTCAGATGACGGATAATCATAAAAAGATGAAAGAAGAAATTGAACGTTTATACCCAGGAAACGGAGAAGGCTATGAGCGTTTTATGAAAGATACCGAAGCAAAGATGGCGGCTTTGCTGCCTTTATTGCAGGGCCAGATGGACCGTTTTCATCACTATTTAAAGCCTGAGGCAATTCGAGCACTACCGCATTTATCCTTAGGTAAAACACTCTATGATGTACTTGGCAAGTATTTCACCGATGAGAAATTGAAATTAGCTTTTACTTTTCAATCAAAGTACTTGGGAATGTCCCCTTGGGAATGTCCAGGAGCCTTTTCTATTTTATCGTTTATGGAACATGCTTACGGCATCTTCCATCCGATAGGAGGAGTAAATCAACTATCTCAAGCAATGGCAAAAGTAGTGGAAGAACATCAAGGGCACATCCACTTAAACCAAGGTGTCCAAAAACTATGGATTGAAAATAAGAGAGTAAAAGGAATTATTCTAGAAAATGGAGAGCGAATAGGGGCAGACGACGTCATTATCAATGGAGATTTTGCTCATGCGATGACGAATTTAATAGATGAAGGTACCCTTAAAAAATATGCAGTTAAAAAACTTGAAAAGAAAAAATACTCTTGTTCCACTTTCATGATTTATCTAGGCATAGACAAACAGTACAAAGACCTGCCTCATCACACGATTGTGTTCGCTGAAGATTATAAAAAAAATGTAGAAGAGATTACGAAAACGCTAGCTCTTTCAGAAGACCCTTCCATCTACATTCAAAACCCAGGTGTAACAGACCCAACTTTAGCACCAGAAGGAAAGTCTGCTCTTTATATTTTAGCGCCGGTTCCAAATAATTTCAGCGGTGTAAACTGGGATGAAAAACAAAAAGATTTTCGAGATGCAGTATTAAAAATTGTAGAAAAGAAAACGGGTTTCAAAGATTTAGAGAGTCATATTGAAGTTGAAAAAATCATTTCACCAAAGCAGTGGGAAGAAGACGTACTGGTCTACAAAGGAGCGACATTTAACCTTGGCCATCAGCTCACTCAAATGATGGTGCTGCGTCCGCATAATAAATTTGAAGAATTAGAAAATTGCTGGCTAGTTGGAGGAGGAACTCATCCAGGGAGCGGTCTACCAACTATTCTGGAATCATCTCGCATTACGACAAAGCTCATCTTAAAAAGAGACGGACAATTACTGAATGAGCCGTTTAAAACCATGAAGGAAATGGAGAGTGCATTATGA
- a CDS encoding phytoene desaturase family protein, whose product MRTAIVGGGIGGLITALLLSKRGFSVDIFEKENKLGGRLAFVEKDGYKIDEGPTIVLLPLMLERILDEAGISASQYELIRCDPLYDIHFPDGTTYTKKATEKDQLEEISRLFPGEEQNYRRFMTELKKRFELGSKAFLGKTFVNKRDFWTWQNIKALKKMNANKSMRKFVSTYFHDERLVDAYSLQSLYIGGNPYSAPAIYSLVPYSEHAHGIYYVKGGYASLVPLLEKTLIEQGVSIQLNKAVQELSISGDKTEGVVVDEKLYPFDQVVLNGDFPNMAKIARKKEKKYVPSSSCLLLYLGLKRKYDHHNVHQYFMGNDLAKHMEAVFKHKTIPEDPAIYTFNPSVIDPSLAPEGKSVLYALVPVPSGGHIDWSNQQDFVDGIIRTLEEKGFEELRKEIEWVKVRTPNDAQAFGLYEGGSFGIAPELFQSGVFRPQYQPYEYKNVFAVGASIHPGGGVPIVMQGAKMLADHLIEQSSVQTVAKLS is encoded by the coding sequence ATGAGAACAGCAATTGTTGGAGGCGGCATAGGCGGTTTAATTACCGCTTTGTTATTAAGCAAACGAGGGTTTTCTGTTGATATTTTCGAAAAAGAAAACAAGCTGGGCGGCCGGTTGGCGTTTGTAGAAAAAGACGGTTATAAAATTGATGAAGGTCCCACGATTGTCTTACTGCCTTTAATGCTTGAACGTATTTTAGATGAAGCGGGCATTTCTGCTTCTCAATATGAACTAATACGCTGTGATCCACTTTATGATATTCATTTTCCAGACGGTACGACCTATACAAAAAAAGCGACTGAAAAAGATCAGTTAGAGGAGATTAGCCGTTTGTTTCCAGGCGAAGAGCAAAACTACCGGCGTTTTATGACTGAATTAAAAAAGCGATTTGAATTAGGAAGTAAGGCATTTTTGGGAAAAACATTTGTAAATAAACGAGATTTTTGGACATGGCAAAACATCAAGGCATTAAAAAAAATGAATGCAAATAAATCAATGAGAAAATTTGTTTCAACGTATTTCCATGATGAACGTCTAGTAGATGCCTATTCGCTGCAATCTCTCTATATTGGAGGGAATCCTTATTCGGCACCAGCTATTTATTCCCTTGTTCCTTACAGTGAGCATGCTCATGGCATCTATTACGTAAAAGGGGGGTACGCAAGTCTTGTGCCACTTCTTGAAAAGACGCTGATAGAGCAAGGTGTAAGCATTCAATTGAATAAAGCGGTTCAAGAGCTTTCTATATCAGGAGACAAGACGGAAGGGGTTGTTGTTGACGAAAAACTTTACCCATTTGATCAAGTTGTTTTAAATGGCGACTTTCCTAATATGGCGAAAATCGCTCGAAAAAAAGAAAAGAAGTATGTGCCTTCGTCCAGCTGTCTGCTACTTTATCTTGGTTTGAAGAGAAAATATGATCATCACAATGTGCATCAATACTTTATGGGCAATGATTTGGCTAAACATATGGAAGCAGTGTTTAAGCATAAAACGATTCCTGAAGATCCCGCTATTTATACATTTAATCCCTCTGTTATTGATCCATCATTAGCTCCTGAAGGGAAAAGTGTGCTATATGCACTTGTACCGGTTCCATCAGGTGGCCACATTGATTGGAGCAATCAGCAAGATTTTGTTGACGGAATCATTCGAACTTTAGAAGAAAAAGGATTTGAAGAGCTGCGTAAAGAAATAGAGTGGGTAAAAGTACGCACGCCAAATGATGCTCAAGCATTTGGACTTTACGAAGGCGGAAGCTTTGGTATTGCTCCTGAGCTGTTTCAGTCAGGCGTATTCAGACCTCAGTACCAGCCGTACGAATATAAAAATGTTTTTGCGGTCGGAGCATCTATTCATCCAGGCGGAGGTGTGCCAATTGTTATGCAAGGAGCAAAAATGTTGGCCGATCATCTTATTGAACAATCATCTGTTCAAACGGTTGCAAAGCTTTCTTAA
- a CDS encoding phytoene/squalene synthase family protein, giving the protein MMNISLDKAYNQCEEIIKENSKTFYKAFSMLPSKQRKAVWAVYAFCRQVDDIVDEGSNPEIELQQFESEFARFKNGELLNESAMWVALRNVFEQYEMNVQAFDDMITGQRMDLVKKEYNTLDEVKTYSYHVASTVGLMLLPILAPTTHKELEEEAVALGIAMQLTNILRDVGEDLERGRIYLPKDLMNSYGYTRTLLENRWVTSEFIEMWEHLAKEAEMYYIKGLQSIHKYPVASRLPLTGAAHLYRAILDKIRKEHYEVFTEKHFVTSQVKKQIMTSISTG; this is encoded by the coding sequence ATGATGAACATTTCGTTAGACAAAGCGTACAATCAGTGTGAAGAAATTATTAAAGAAAACTCAAAAACGTTTTACAAAGCTTTTTCCATGCTGCCGTCAAAACAAAGAAAGGCAGTATGGGCGGTATATGCATTTTGCCGTCAAGTTGATGATATTGTAGATGAAGGAAGCAACCCTGAAATAGAGCTGCAGCAATTCGAATCAGAATTTGCCCGGTTTAAAAATGGAGAACTATTAAACGAAAGCGCCATGTGGGTAGCTCTGCGCAATGTATTTGAACAATATGAGATGAATGTTCAAGCGTTTGATGATATGATTACCGGCCAGCGAATGGATTTAGTAAAAAAAGAATACAATACGCTTGATGAAGTGAAAACATACTCTTATCACGTAGCGAGTACGGTAGGGTTAATGCTTTTACCGATTTTAGCTCCAACTACTCATAAAGAATTAGAAGAAGAAGCAGTTGCATTAGGCATTGCGATGCAGCTGACCAACATTTTAAGAGACGTTGGGGAAGACTTAGAGCGAGGGCGCATTTATTTACCGAAAGACCTTATGAATTCTTATGGATATACGCGCACGCTATTAGAGAACCGGTGGGTCACTTCTGAATTTATAGAAATGTGGGAGCACTTGGCCAAGGAAGCGGAAATGTATTATATAAAAGGGCTTCAGTCGATTCATAAATATCCCGTGGCTTCTCGTTTACCTCTTACAGGAGCGGCGCATTTATACCGAGCGATTCTTGATAAAATTCGAAAAGAACATTATGAAGTATTTACAGAAAAGCACTTTGTCACAAGTCAAGTGAAAAAGCAAATTATGACATCTATTTCTACGGGGTAA
- a CDS encoding P-II family nitrogen regulator has translation MKKVEAIIRPEKFQALRVKLEEVGINGLTVSEVAGCGQQKGEEGLFRGQSFEIKLVPKVKVEMILEAGQVDEVIKIIQSICSTNQIGDGKVFVYPVEDAVRIRTGEAGVAAIL, from the coding sequence ATGAAAAAAGTAGAAGCCATCATTCGTCCAGAAAAATTTCAAGCACTGCGCGTAAAATTAGAGGAAGTAGGAATAAACGGATTAACGGTCTCAGAAGTGGCAGGCTGCGGTCAGCAAAAAGGAGAGGAGGGACTGTTCAGGGGACAAAGTTTTGAAATCAAACTAGTACCTAAAGTCAAGGTAGAAATGATTTTAGAAGCAGGGCAAGTTGATGAAGTCATTAAGATCATTCAATCAATTTGTTCTACGAATCAAATAGGCGACGGAAAGGTTTTTGTATATCCGGTAGAGGATGCTGTACGTATTAGAACGGGAGAAGCAGGTGTAGCGGCTATTTTATAA
- a CDS encoding ammonium transporter, translating into MKKKISAALFISLLAATRVNAADPTVESVSASIDMMWVMFGAVLVFLMHAGFAMVETGFTRSKNSLNILMKNMLTVAVSSVLYFVIGFALMFGSSKGGFIGSSGFFLNGESDQMSFFVFQIVFAATCATIISGAVAERMKLSSYMMLTIAMVAVVYPVVGHWVWGGGWLSKLGFVDFAGSTVVHLTGALGAAVAVTFLGARLGKYGSDGKVNAIQGHNIPLGALGVFILWFGWFGFNGGSTLAADPALVPGIIATTLMSGSCGVLSSALYAKFRYKLVDASLTLNGALAGLVGITAGTANVSIPGAIVIGLTAGIILVEAVHFIDSKLKLDDPVGAITVHGICGIWGTLAVGLFDTANGLFYGGGVQLLGIQALGIVAVMGWTIGTVGLFLFVLTRFSSIRVSSEEEIAGLDFAEHGSSAYEFRESFVATGDGNLHPEFGVGLIERLNKVGKVSDKPHISNVNETV; encoded by the coding sequence TTGAAAAAGAAAATTAGTGCGGCTTTGTTTATTAGTTTGTTAGCGGCAACACGCGTTAATGCGGCTGACCCAACTGTCGAATCAGTCAGTGCATCAATTGACATGATGTGGGTAATGTTTGGGGCAGTACTTGTATTTTTAATGCACGCAGGGTTTGCGATGGTTGAAACAGGCTTCACTCGTTCTAAAAATTCGCTTAATATCTTAATGAAAAATATGCTAACGGTAGCTGTATCTTCCGTATTGTATTTTGTAATTGGTTTTGCTCTTATGTTTGGAAGTTCTAAAGGAGGATTTATCGGTTCAAGCGGTTTCTTTTTAAATGGAGAAAGCGATCAAATGAGCTTTTTTGTCTTCCAAATTGTTTTTGCAGCAACGTGCGCTACGATTATTTCAGGAGCGGTAGCGGAACGTATGAAACTATCGAGCTATATGATGCTCACAATTGCGATGGTAGCTGTTGTTTATCCAGTTGTAGGTCACTGGGTATGGGGAGGAGGATGGTTGTCTAAACTAGGCTTCGTAGATTTTGCAGGGTCGACAGTTGTTCATTTGACTGGAGCTCTTGGCGCGGCTGTAGCAGTTACTTTCCTAGGGGCACGTCTTGGAAAGTATGGAAGCGACGGAAAAGTCAATGCTATTCAAGGGCATAACATTCCACTTGGCGCGTTGGGTGTATTTATTCTATGGTTTGGCTGGTTTGGATTTAATGGAGGAAGTACATTAGCAGCCGATCCTGCTCTTGTACCTGGAATCATCGCAACGACATTAATGTCTGGGTCATGCGGAGTTCTGTCTTCTGCTTTATACGCAAAGTTTCGCTACAAACTTGTTGACGCTAGCTTAACATTAAACGGTGCCTTAGCCGGGCTTGTAGGGATTACAGCTGGAACAGCAAACGTATCGATCCCAGGCGCGATTGTCATTGGGCTGACTGCAGGAATTATTCTAGTAGAAGCTGTACACTTTATCGATAGCAAACTGAAGTTAGATGATCCAGTTGGCGCTATTACCGTTCACGGAATTTGCGGTATTTGGGGGACGTTAGCGGTAGGGCTGTTTGATACAGCTAATGGCTTATTTTATGGCGGCGGCGTACAGCTATTAGGTATTCAAGCTCTTGGAATTGTAGCGGTGATGGGCTGGACAATTGGAACGGTTGGATTGTTTCTGTTTGTCCTCACGCGTTTTTCTTCCATTCGAGTATCAAGCGAAGAAGAAATTGCTGGTTTAGATTTTGCTGAACACGGTTCATCCGCATACGAATTTCGTGAAAGTTTTGTAGCGACAGGAGACGGTAATCTTCATCCTGAATTTGGTGTTGGATTGATTGAGCGATTAAATAAAGTTGGTAAAGTATCGGATAAACCTCATATATCGAACGTAAATGAGACGGTATAG
- a CDS encoding alpha-amylase family glycosyl hydrolase, whose product MKWKRTSMLLVLLLLFGSSASAQEHKDIRDEVIYSLMINRFYNGSEQNDRNVNYERSDAYYGGDLQGVAQKLDYIQEMGFTAVLLTPFMENDDKGYHGYAVTNHYKIDDHFGTLKDLQNLVKKAHERNMKIIVEFPLTISNTHTWVADKGKQTWISNESGTDNEVIKALPHLNLKESGVQKYLIKNAAWWSKQADIDGYYVKDIDQAPSAFISSFSQTLKNMNPSFLLIGEINGDSLKTNKQAESLGMDLLVDRTLAEATAATFSGTTRPQKMLYDKWGKGSNQPLANFLDDVHSTRFTAKALKRENHPGARTKQGLSYLYTSPSVPIVFYGTEIALNGGKGAENYGMMNFLANPDIIDHLKKLAELRAKSPSLRKGSFTLVSEQKGVAVYKRRYKDETTFVVINNTKDTSAVNVPLKKVGKENELRGLITEGIIRPVDDVYNISLEPETTNVYKVVKKSGFNIGYIAAVAAVYTGFGIFLYKASSKRRKEKKISQSHKKDSAS is encoded by the coding sequence ATGAAATGGAAAAGGACAAGTATGCTGCTTGTACTATTATTGCTTTTTGGAAGCAGTGCCTCAGCACAAGAACATAAAGATATACGTGATGAGGTGATATACTCGTTGATGATTAACCGTTTTTATAACGGAAGTGAACAGAATGATCGAAATGTTAACTATGAACGCTCAGATGCCTATTATGGAGGCGATTTACAGGGAGTAGCACAAAAGTTAGACTATATTCAAGAGATGGGATTTACCGCTGTTTTATTAACGCCTTTTATGGAAAACGATGATAAAGGCTATCATGGATATGCGGTGACCAACCATTATAAAATAGACGATCATTTTGGAACGTTAAAAGACTTACAAAATCTTGTGAAAAAAGCACATGAGCGCAATATGAAAATTATAGTCGAATTTCCTTTAACGATCAGTAACACTCATACCTGGGTAGCAGATAAAGGAAAGCAAACATGGATAAGTAATGAATCCGGTACAGATAACGAAGTAATTAAAGCGCTGCCTCACCTTAATCTAAAAGAAAGCGGTGTGCAGAAATACCTTATTAAAAATGCTGCTTGGTGGAGCAAACAAGCAGATATTGACGGTTATTACGTTAAAGATATCGATCAAGCTCCTTCTGCATTTATTTCATCCTTTTCTCAGACGCTAAAAAACATGAATCCTTCCTTTCTATTAATAGGAGAAATAAACGGGGATTCATTAAAAACAAATAAACAGGCTGAGTCGCTAGGAATGGATTTGCTTGTAGATAGAACGCTAGCCGAAGCCACTGCTGCTACGTTTAGCGGTACTACTCGTCCGCAGAAAATGTTGTATGACAAGTGGGGGAAAGGAAGTAATCAGCCTTTAGCAAATTTTTTAGATGATGTTCATAGCACACGTTTTACGGCAAAAGCATTAAAGAGGGAAAATCATCCTGGAGCCCGAACAAAGCAAGGGCTTTCCTACCTTTATACTTCGCCGAGTGTACCAATCGTTTTTTATGGAACGGAAATTGCGCTGAATGGGGGAAAGGGAGCAGAAAATTATGGCATGATGAATTTTTTAGCTAATCCCGATATTATAGATCATTTGAAAAAACTGGCTGAACTTAGAGCAAAGTCGCCTTCCCTTCGAAAAGGAAGCTTTACCCTTGTGTCTGAGCAAAAAGGTGTGGCTGTATACAAGAGAAGGTATAAGGACGAAACGACGTTTGTTGTGATTAATAATACAAAGGACACGTCAGCTGTTAATGTCCCGCTTAAAAAAGTTGGAAAAGAAAATGAACTAAGAGGGTTAATAACGGAAGGAATTATACGACCAGTTGACGATGTATACAACATTTCATTGGAGCCTGAGACCACAAATGTATATAAAGTAGTGAAAAAGTCAGGGTTTAATATTGGATATATCGCAGCGGTTGCCGCTGTTTATACGGGATTTGGCATCTTTTTGTACAAAGCATCGTCAAAAAGAAGAAAAGAAAAGAAAATTTCTCAATCTCATAAAAAGGACAGCGCGTCGTAG
- a CDS encoding LacI family DNA-binding transcriptional regulator: MGVTIKDVANLANVAPSTVSRVIADSSRISEKTKQRVRSAMKELGYHPNIIARSLANQTTEAVGLVMPSSADKVFQNPFFPEVLRGISTGAHENKRAIYMSTGETEEEIFAEVVQMVQGRRVDGLILLYSKVDDQVLSYLQEQSVPFVVIGKPFKHSESITFVDNDNFKAGKEATEYLIESGHERIAFIGGSLELVVTIDRLTGYDKAIQKANIPYRDEYVIHEEFLQKGGKEAVCELLSLKERPTALVVADDLMALGVLNTLDEMGISVPEDISIVSFNNVLIAEMARPALTSIDINIFELGYQAVRCLIKQIETPYAVAEQVRVPHKMIKRQSCKTIQMTKR; the protein is encoded by the coding sequence ATGGGTGTAACAATAAAAGATGTGGCAAATTTAGCAAATGTAGCCCCTTCGACGGTATCTCGCGTCATTGCAGACAGCTCAAGAATTAGTGAAAAAACAAAACAGCGCGTGCGATCGGCTATGAAAGAACTTGGTTATCACCCAAATATTATTGCGCGAAGTCTAGCAAATCAAACGACAGAGGCAGTCGGCCTAGTGATGCCGAGCTCAGCAGACAAGGTGTTTCAAAATCCATTCTTTCCCGAAGTGCTAAGAGGAATCAGCACCGGAGCTCACGAAAACAAAAGAGCGATTTATATGTCCACTGGAGAAACGGAAGAAGAGATTTTTGCAGAAGTTGTTCAAATGGTACAGGGGAGACGAGTGGATGGATTAATTTTGCTGTACTCCAAAGTTGATGATCAAGTGCTTTCTTATTTGCAAGAACAGAGCGTGCCGTTTGTAGTTATTGGAAAGCCGTTTAAACATAGTGAAAGCATCACGTTTGTTGATAATGATAATTTTAAAGCTGGAAAAGAAGCGACGGAATATTTAATTGAATCTGGTCATGAGCGTATTGCTTTTATTGGTGGAAGTCTTGAATTAGTCGTTACCATTGACCGTTTAACAGGCTATGATAAAGCGATTCAAAAGGCAAACATTCCTTACCGGGACGAGTATGTGATTCATGAAGAATTTCTACAGAAGGGAGGAAAAGAAGCTGTTTGCGAACTTTTATCTCTAAAAGAACGTCCAACGGCTCTGGTAGTAGCAGATGATCTAATGGCATTAGGCGTTTTAAATACATTGGATGAAATGGGGATTTCGGTTCCTGAAGACATATCGATTGTCAGTTTTAATAATGTTTTGATCGCCGAAATGGCTAGACCTGCTCTCACATCGATTGATATTAATATTTTTGAACTTGGTTATCAGGCTGTACGCTGCTTGATTAAGCAGATTGAAACGCCATATGCTGTTGCAGAACAAGTGCGCGTTCCTCACAAAATGATTAAAAGACAGTCCTGTAAAACCATTCAAATGACGAAAAGATAA
- the pruA gene encoding L-glutamate gamma-semialdehyde dehydrogenase encodes MVVSYSHEPFTNFKDENNKKAFQEALTYVNTQLGKTYPLVINGEKVETEEKITSVNPANIKEVIGYVSTVNKDLAEQAMQSALKAFETWKKWKVEHRADILFRAAAIIRRRKHEFSSYLVKEAGKPWNEADADTAEAIDFLEYYARQVLTLKDGSPVKSRDGEYNQYNYIPLGVGIIISPFNFPLAIMAGTAVAAIVTGNTILLKPADATPVVAAKFVEVMEEAGLPKGVLNFIPGATPEIGDYLVEHPKTRFVSFTGSRAVGCRIYERAAKVQPGQKWLKRVIAEMGGKDTVVVDKDADLDLAASSIVYSAFGFAGQKCSAGSRAVVHQDVYDEVLEKAVALTKTLTVGNPEEVSTYMGPVIHEASYKKVLSYIEIGKEEGRLVAGGEADNSTGYFIQPTIFADVDEKARLMQEEIFGPVVAFSKARDFDHMMEIANNTEYALTGALLSNNREHIERAREEFHVGNLYFNRGCTGAIVGYQPFGGFNMSGTDSKAGGPDYLVLHMQAKTTSETF; translated from the coding sequence ATGGTAGTTTCTTATTCTCATGAACCATTTACAAATTTTAAGGATGAAAACAATAAAAAGGCATTTCAAGAAGCATTAACATATGTAAATACACAGCTTGGCAAAACGTACCCGCTTGTGATCAACGGTGAAAAAGTGGAAACTGAAGAGAAAATTACGTCTGTTAACCCAGCGAATATAAAAGAAGTGATTGGATATGTCTCTACAGTAAATAAAGACCTAGCAGAGCAAGCGATGCAGTCAGCTTTAAAAGCTTTTGAAACGTGGAAAAAATGGAAAGTAGAACATCGCGCAGATATTCTTTTCCGTGCAGCGGCCATCATCCGTCGAAGAAAACATGAATTTTCTAGTTATCTTGTAAAAGAAGCGGGAAAGCCTTGGAACGAAGCAGATGCTGATACAGCAGAAGCAATTGATTTTTTAGAGTACTATGCACGTCAAGTCCTGACATTAAAAGATGGTTCTCCAGTAAAGAGTCGAGACGGTGAGTATAATCAGTACAATTATATTCCGCTTGGCGTAGGTATTATCATTTCACCATTTAACTTCCCGTTAGCTATTATGGCTGGAACAGCAGTAGCAGCTATCGTAACAGGCAACACGATTTTATTAAAGCCAGCTGATGCCACTCCTGTAGTAGCAGCGAAATTTGTAGAAGTAATGGAAGAAGCAGGTTTACCGAAAGGCGTATTAAACTTTATTCCTGGTGCTACACCTGAAATCGGCGACTACTTAGTGGAACATCCAAAAACACGCTTTGTTTCATTTACCGGCTCGCGCGCAGTAGGTTGCCGCATTTACGAAAGAGCAGCAAAAGTACAGCCGGGCCAAAAATGGCTAAAACGCGTTATTGCTGAAATGGGCGGAAAAGATACGGTGGTTGTAGACAAAGATGCGGATCTTGATTTAGCTGCTTCTTCAATCGTATACTCTGCATTTGGTTTTGCAGGGCAAAAGTGCTCCGCTGGTTCTCGTGCTGTTGTGCATCAAGATGTGTATGATGAAGTGCTTGAAAAAGCAGTTGCGCTAACAAAAACATTAACCGTTGGAAACCCGGAAGAAGTTTCAACTTATATGGGACCTGTTATTCACGAGGCTTCGTATAAAAAAGTATTATCGTATATTGAAATTGGAAAAGAAGAAGGACGACTTGTTGCGGGAGGAGAAGCAGACAATTCAACTGGATACTTTATTCAGCCAACTATTTTTGCGGATGTAGATGAAAAAGCTCGTCTCATGCAAGAAGAAATTTTTGGTCCGGTAGTAGCATTCTCTAAAGCGCGAGATTTTGATCATATGATGGAGATTGCAAACAATACAGAATATGCATTAACAGGCGCTTTATTATCAAATAACCGCGAGCATATTGAGCGCGCTCGTGAAGAGTTCCATGTTGGAAATCTGTATTTTAACAGAGGATGTACAGGAGCGATTGTTGGTTACCAGCCTTTTGGCGGATTTAATATGTCAGGAACGGATTCAAAAGCAGGCGGACCGGATTATCTTGTTCTTCACATGCAAGCAAAAACAACATCTGAAACATTCTAA